In a single window of the Oenanthe melanoleuca isolate GR-GAL-2019-014 chromosome 28, OMel1.0, whole genome shotgun sequence genome:
- the DOHH gene encoding deoxyhypusine hydroxylase isoform X1 → MAVRGECGAAAAGRSPNPPVSPGPSSSSRDPVPLARRLCLAGSRQGSVTEEPRSVLRAACAMVTEQEVEAIGRTLVDTAQPLPTRFRALFTLRNLGGRAAVEWISRAFGDGSALLKHELAFCLGQMQDEAAIPVLIRVLEDTAQEPMVRHEAGEALGAIGNPDVLDILKRYSEDPVVEVAETCQLAVRRLEWLQNNKEKGGTSPYLSVDPAPPAEETDVAKLREILLDESQELFDRYRAMFALRNLGGQAAVLALAEGLRCGSALFRHEIGYVLGQLQDEACVPQLTAALRSRAESPMVRHECAEALGSIARPSCLRALRAFAGDEERVVRESCQVALDMYEYENSSQFQYADRLCKLQASS, encoded by the exons ATGGCGGTGCGCGGTGAGtgcggcgctgccgccgccgggcGCTCCCCGAACCCCCCGGTATCCCCcggccccagcagctcctctcgGGACCCGGTTCCGCTGGCCCGGCGGCTCTGTCTGGCGGGGTCGCGGCAGGG GAGCGTGACCGAGGAGCCCCGCAGTGTGCTCAGAGCCGCCTGCGCCATGGTGACGGAGCAGGAGGTGGAGGCCATCGGCCGCACGCTGGTGGACACGGCGCAGCCGCTGCCCACCCGGTTCCGAGCCCTCTTCACCCTGCGGAACTTGGGCGGCCGCGCGGCCGTGGAGTGGATCAGCCGCGCCTTTGGAGACGGCTCGGCGCTGCTGAAGCACGAGCTGGCCTTTTGCCTGGGCCAGATGCAGGATGAGGCGGCCATCCCGGTGCTCATCCGCGTGCTGGAGGACACGGCCCAGGAGCCCATGGTCAGGCACGAGGCAG GTGAAGCCCTGGGCGCTATTGGGAACCCTGACGTGCTGGATATCCTGAAACGCTACTCTGAGGATCCTGTGGTCGAG GTGGCAGAGACTTGTCAGCTGGCTGTGAGGAGGCTGGAGTGGCTGCAGAACAACAAGGAGAAGGGAGGCACCAGCCCGTACCTCTCTGTAGATCCTGCTCCCCCGGCTGAGGAGACGGACGTGGCCAAGCTCCGGGAGATCCTCCTGGATGAGTCCCAGGAGCTGTTTGACCGCTACCGGGCCATGTTTGCCCTGCGCAACCTGGGGGGCCAGGCTGCCgtgctggcactggcagaaG GGCTGCGCTGCGGCAGCGCGCTGTTCCGCCACGAGATCGGCTAcgtgctggggcagctgcaggacGAGGCGTGCGTCCCTCAGCTGACGGCCGCGCTGCGCAGCCGCGCCGAGAGCCCCATGGTGCGGCACGAGTGCGCGGAGGCGCTGGGCTCCATCGCCCGGCCCTCCTGCCTGCGCGCCCTGCGCGCCTTCGCCGGCGACGAGGAGCGCGTGGTGCGCGAGAGCTGCCAGGTGGCCCTGGACATGTACGAGTACGAGAACAGCAGCCAGTTCCAGTACGCCGACAGGCTCTGCAAGCTGCAGGCCTCCTCCTGA
- the DOHH gene encoding deoxyhypusine hydroxylase isoform X2, with translation MVTEQEVEAIGRTLVDTAQPLPTRFRALFTLRNLGGRAAVEWISRAFGDGSALLKHELAFCLGQMQDEAAIPVLIRVLEDTAQEPMVRHEAGEALGAIGNPDVLDILKRYSEDPVVEVAETCQLAVRRLEWLQNNKEKGGTSPYLSVDPAPPAEETDVAKLREILLDESQELFDRYRAMFALRNLGGQAAVLALAEGLRCGSALFRHEIGYVLGQLQDEACVPQLTAALRSRAESPMVRHECAEALGSIARPSCLRALRAFAGDEERVVRESCQVALDMYEYENSSQFQYADRLCKLQASS, from the exons ATGGTGACGGAGCAGGAGGTGGAGGCCATCGGCCGCACGCTGGTGGACACGGCGCAGCCGCTGCCCACCCGGTTCCGAGCCCTCTTCACCCTGCGGAACTTGGGCGGCCGCGCGGCCGTGGAGTGGATCAGCCGCGCCTTTGGAGACGGCTCGGCGCTGCTGAAGCACGAGCTGGCCTTTTGCCTGGGCCAGATGCAGGATGAGGCGGCCATCCCGGTGCTCATCCGCGTGCTGGAGGACACGGCCCAGGAGCCCATGGTCAGGCACGAGGCAG GTGAAGCCCTGGGCGCTATTGGGAACCCTGACGTGCTGGATATCCTGAAACGCTACTCTGAGGATCCTGTGGTCGAG GTGGCAGAGACTTGTCAGCTGGCTGTGAGGAGGCTGGAGTGGCTGCAGAACAACAAGGAGAAGGGAGGCACCAGCCCGTACCTCTCTGTAGATCCTGCTCCCCCGGCTGAGGAGACGGACGTGGCCAAGCTCCGGGAGATCCTCCTGGATGAGTCCCAGGAGCTGTTTGACCGCTACCGGGCCATGTTTGCCCTGCGCAACCTGGGGGGCCAGGCTGCCgtgctggcactggcagaaG GGCTGCGCTGCGGCAGCGCGCTGTTCCGCCACGAGATCGGCTAcgtgctggggcagctgcaggacGAGGCGTGCGTCCCTCAGCTGACGGCCGCGCTGCGCAGCCGCGCCGAGAGCCCCATGGTGCGGCACGAGTGCGCGGAGGCGCTGGGCTCCATCGCCCGGCCCTCCTGCCTGCGCGCCCTGCGCGCCTTCGCCGGCGACGAGGAGCGCGTGGTGCGCGAGAGCTGCCAGGTGGCCCTGGACATGTACGAGTACGAGAACAGCAGCCAGTTCCAGTACGCCGACAGGCTCTGCAAGCTGCAGGCCTCCTCCTGA
- the SMIM44 gene encoding small integral membrane protein 44: protein MALAGGVPLAGTGGAWGPRHLLQSPPEEDGVLYVDYKPPALDSIRLPHYVLYLMMAATLVLVVAYAIVGHLIKDLVHDFADWAFGPKPEEKAGMAEGTTLEAEWLEKDEVLVEQAVDDEGSGILPSTDIPLGLLAPRSSVSFADSPKKRLF from the exons ATGGCCCTGGCGGGGGGTGTCCCCCTGGCTGGCACCGGGGGCGCGTGGGGGCCACGGCACTTGCTGCAGTCACCCCCCGAGGAGGATGGGGTGCTGTACGTGGACTACAagccccctgccctggacaGCATCCGCCTGCCCCACTACGTCCTGTACCTGATGATGGCAGCAAcgctggtgctggtggtggcaTATGCCATCGTGGGGCACCTTATCAAGGACCTGGTGCACGACTTTGCTG ACTGGGCATTTGGGCCTAAGCCAGAGGAGAAGGCGGGGATGGCCGAAGGCACCACGCTGGaggcagagtggctggagaaGGACGAGGTGCTGGTGGAGCAGGCGGTGGATGACGAAGGCAGTGGcatcctgcccagcacagacaTCCCCCTGGGGCTACTCGCCCCACGCAGCTCTGTCTCCTTTGCTGACTCCCCCAAGAAGAGGCTCTTCTGA
- the SMIM24 gene encoding LOW QUALITY PROTEIN: small integral membrane protein 24 (The sequence of the model RefSeq protein was modified relative to this genomic sequence to represent the inferred CDS: inserted 1 base in 1 codon): protein MVLGATLSSWGNKGAHCLECXSAGTIAAGDRSSPSGAGSRRASALHPKMPKPLQPLSLLVLLVLAATTQGQTDTGPKVLQPWLIGLTAVVVFLFIVFLMLLVNRLWNLRRHRKEDDQPETLAADRLGRSGHVNPAAELDELSDDKQQSKATSL, encoded by the exons ATGGTGCTTGGTGCCACTTTGTCCTCTTGGGGCAATAAAGGCGCCCATTGCCTTGAGT AGAGTGCAGGCACGATAGCAGCAGGGGACAGAAGCTCACCTTCAGGAGCAGGATCCAGACGTGCCTCAGCCCTCCACCCAAAAATGCCAAAGCCCTTGCAGCCCCTCTCGCTCCTGGTCCTGCTTGTCCTCGCTGCCACCACCCAGGGACAGACTG ACACGGGCCCCAAGGTGCTGCAGCCATGGCTCATTGGCCTCACGGCCGTCGTCGTCTTCCTCTTCATCGTCTTCTTGATGCTGCTCGTGAACCGGCTCTGGAATCTCAGGAGGCACAG GAAGGAGGACGACCAGCCGGAGACCCTGGCAGCTGACAG GCTGGGGCGCTCCGGCCACGTCAACCCGGCTGCGGAGTTGGATGAGCTGAGCGACGacaagcagcagagcaaggccACGTCCCTCTGA